CTGTTTTAGATTCAACTACTTTGCAGGCTAACGGTAATTTTAAACTCAATGCAATTGCTAAAGAGGAAGGTTTATACTTATTGGCAGTTGAAAACGGCCCGACTGTTTTGTTTATCAACGATGCAAAAAAAATTACCATCAATTTAGATGAAGAGCACTATAAAGATTATACAACGAATGGCTCTTCTGCATCGCAACAACTGCATCAGTTTTTAGATAATTACAAAGCACATTATGAATCTTTAGTGAAGGCTTTTACATTAGTTGATTCATTACAAAAAAATAATGCAATTGATAGTGCAGTAACTGTTGCTGCATTACAAAAAGATAATGAGTTGAAAAAAATTAATGAGTTTGTGCGTGATTTAACATTGAA
This is a stretch of genomic DNA from Thermococcus sp. M36. It encodes these proteins:
- a CDS encoding DUF4369 domain-containing protein, producing VLDSTTLQANGNFKLNAIAKEEGLYLLAVENGPTVLFINDAKKITINLDEEHYKDYTTNGSSASQQLHQFLDNYKAHYESLVKAFTLVDSLQKNNAIDSAVTVAALQKDNELKKINEFVRDLTLKSTSPALRYFMIGKAIRTMQPDEVQKLAAASAETFKEHEGLAILKKGIDTQIASDPKFALLNKPAPELNFTDTSGKYFALSSLRGKYVLVDFWAS